From a region of the Bradysia coprophila strain Holo2 chromosome X unlocalized genomic scaffold, BU_Bcop_v1 contig_173, whole genome shotgun sequence genome:
- the LOC119068276 gene encoding Fanconi anemia group M protein isoform X4 codes for MATAMNVDDDSEDLWEISAGVFDNYNEDNVLKHFDEKDQLRTDRHHGFDNNSGDTWIYPTNYPIRKYQHDIVYNALFKNTLVCLPTGLGKTFIAAVVMYNFYRWYPQGKLIFMAPTKPLVAQQIDACYQIMGISKEDTAEITGQQKKENRLKLWKLKRVFYATPQSVVSDIDDPNFPIQSIKLVVIDEAHKAKGKYAYCEVIRIIKEKNEMFRVLALSATPGQKTNDVAEVVHNLWISNIEVRTEKCPDVVPYVHSKRIETIVVRLTDKIRTYREELLNIIDPYVQNLLGFDVIAGSTRTLHKGWLVVQKQKYNNSSLVQTHPHHSAVLTDFACCISLYHALELLEGHGLWTFLNFFDSSDEKFVVAKDYRLKQLLSAVREDLGSYPFANGGTDVTLPADFDFGHPKYNELLNCLSKYFTGATNSQAIVFCEYRDSAFLIHQMLLQRATGIRPAIFIGQGSTSGQRGITQRQQIATMADFRQGVFNVLIATCVAEEGIDCGEVDLIVCFDVTKNPIRLVQRMGRTGRKRNGMVCLLVSEGKEHGNLKDSMTAKDYTNKKLATHSDVVDSLCPSPRLVPTEFNPKCVETFILAGTGTEVHPKTEEDRDDERRITSNKRSTLQAPTTSTDLRNFFRPITNQPTVHRNLNSVVTTELTEPACAGSESSDDLSDHLKVPTFWEVMENEKTSSALKAYAIKCNISAWKEKLATKTLAPVHESIILNTIGDASCVSKLLNGYQRQERPVLAIPEFDQPNEPYGPSFAAKLADRFNRHGKIQKMEEKSDVSSTSSTISQTNDTLPMDVSVGTSEAFIPFYDKIESKYEDVQVASGTKMFPCNTPVAVKRIPLKSSTPLTSKRTSNKSFGSIKDSPLARAFEKCKSLNESKKERKRERKMSTLTEALAFLGIRDVMDIFVDPVECSERDADSVAPEKEMKVSLDKHSQSTRQKPIADKHTAIASKSVTHPTSQEYTVSQILKIVNLSQKSTNGEKSEINHSSTPNKSAGKEIFIGTIEDIFGSYDSVECDKPESNGKQCTRVEEVEEEDVIASSQPVISEIKLPSKYLSNYENKIPSNHLELDNGDDMFASFAKTNSPIPTPPVPTSPSVQNLSSPKNLQSIRFQVPSIRPTTNTSFKSPSPNNSTVKTADRSPSVFSRKINLTRLKALSLKSNSERMPSNSLQSKSPLFLSCRSLDVKCNQRSNEQEPEHSDDGSELDEPFKIHRNRNKRNRIVDETVLDDSSSPKRITTKPVFRKPFKKCHFIDDECDVSDGSSDDEHDASDAELNSIICNEEVHDDTSVDMRAIYMQSVKSPVRKNGFRMANPKAYLHNTNIFSQTVVEENESDYDTSFVVDECSENEENEQEMSVLERAEWLLKKERREKRKKCNNNSSSVPKRRKIIAFNDSSDDNT; via the exons ATGGCTACTGCAATGAACGTCGACGATGATTCGGAAGATCTGTGGGAAATATCGGCTGGTGTGTTCGACAATTACAATGAAGACAATGTATTAAAgcattttgatgaaaaagatCAACTGAGAACGGACAGACATCACGGTTTCGATAATAATTCGGGCGATACATGGATTTATCCGACCAATTATCCCATACGAAAGTACCAACACGATATCGTGTACAATGCTCTGTTCAAGAATACTCTG GTTTGTTTACCCACCGGGCTGGGAAAGACATTTATCGCCGCTGTTGTAATGTACAACTTCTATCGATGGTATCCGCAAGGCAAATTAATATTCATGGCACCCACAAAGCCACTAGTGGCCCAACAAATCGACGCATGCTACCAGATAATGGGCATATCGAAGGAAGATACAGCCGAGATAACTGGACAGCAGAAGAAGGAAAACCGTTTGAAACTATGGAAACTGAAACGGGTTTTCTACGCAACGCCCCAATCCGTGGTGTCTGATATCGATGATCCGAATTTCCCCATACAGAGCATCAAACTGGTGGTCATCGATGAAGCGCACAAAGCCAAAGGAAAGTACGCCTACTGTGAAGTGATTCGCATCATAAAGGAAAAGAATGAAATGTTCCGTGTCTTGGCATTGTCGGCGACACCAGGACAAAAAACCAACGATGTGGCCGAGGTCGTGCACAATTTATGGATATCGAACATTGAAGTTCGAACGGAAAAGTGTCCGGATGTGGTGCCGTATGTTCATAGTAAACGAATTGAAACGATTGTCGTCCGTCTTACCGACAAAATTCGAACGTATCGCGAAGAACTTTTAAACATCATCGATCCGTACGTTCAAAATTTGCTGGGATTCGATGTAATCGCTGGATCAACGAGAACTTTGCACAAAGGCTGGCTAGTGGTtcagaaacaaaaatataacaaTAGCTCTCTAGTGCAAACACACCCTCACCATTCAGCCGTCCTAACCGATTTTGCCTGTTGCATCAGCTTGTATCATGCATTAGAGCTATTGGAGGGACACGGCTTATGGACGTTCCTTAACTTTTTCGATTCTTCGGacgaaaaatttgttgtcGCTAAGGACTATCGGCTCAAGCAACTTTTGTCAGCTGTTCGGGAAGATCTTGGATCATATCCGTTTGCCAATGGTGGCACTGATGTTACACTGCCAGCCGATTTTGATTTCGGCCATCCCAAGTACAATGAACTCCTGAATTgtttgtcgaaatattttacgGGCGCTACCAATAGCCAGGCGATCGTTTTCTGCGAGTACAGAGATTCGGCATTTCTCATACATCAAATGTTGTTGCAAAGAGCAACGGGAATTAGACCAGCCATTTTCATCG GTCAGGGCAGTACTTCCGGTCAAAGGGGAATAACTCAAAGGCAACAAATTGCAACGATGGCCGATTTTCGACAGGGCGTGTTCAACGTTCTTATTGCAACTTGCGTCGCAGAAGAAGGGATCGATTGTGGCGAAGTGGATCTCATCGTTTGTTTCGATGTCACCAAGAATCCAATTCGTTTGGTGCAACGAATGGGCAGAACGGGTCGGAAGCGAAACGGAATG GTGTGCTTGTTGGTTTCCGAAGGCAAAGAGCACGGTAATCTGAAAGATTCCATGACAGCCAAAGattacacaaacaaaaaactagCAACGCATTCCGATGTTGTTGATAGTTTATGTCCGTCGCCCCGTCTAGTGCCAACCGAATTCAATCCGAAATGTGTCGAAACTTTCATTCTGGCTGGCACTGGCACGGAAGTTCATCCGAAGACCGAAGAAGATCGTGATGACGAGAGACGT ATCACATCTAACAAACGTTCTACGCTGCAAGCCCCAACCACATCAACAGATTTGCGAAATTTTTTCCGACCCATCACGAACCAGCCAACAGTTCATCGAAATCTCAATAGCGTTGTAACGACAGAATTAACCGAGCCAGCCTGTGCCGGCAGTGAGTCAAGCGACGACCTAAGTGATCATCTGAAAGTGCCGACATTCTGGGAAGTCATGGAAAATGAGAAAACGTCAAGCGCCCTTAAAGCATATGCCATCAAGTGTAACATTTCCGCttggaaagaaaaattggcAACGAAAACACTGGCACCCGTTCACGAATCAATCATTCTAAATACGATAGGGGATGCGTCGTGTGTCTCTAAATTGCTGAACGGGTATCAGCGTCAAGAACGACCTGTTCTGGCCATTCCCGAATTTGATCAGCCGAACGAACCCTACGGTCCGTCATTCGCAGCGAAACTAGCCGACCGTTTTAATCGTCatggaaaaatacaaaaaatggaaGAGAAATCAGACGTTAGCTCGACTAGTAGTACAATTTCTCAAACCAACGATACTTTACCCATGGATGTGAGCGTCGGAACATCAGAGGCTTTCATTccattttatgataaaatcgAGTCAAAGTATGAGGATGTACAGGTGGCCAGCggtacaaaaatgtttccttGCAACACACCGGTAGCAGTGAAGAGGATTCCACTGAAATCGAGCACACCGTTAACGTCTAAGAGGACAAGCAACAAAAGTTTCGGAAGCATAAAAGACTCTCCGCTGGCACGAGCGTTTGAGAAATGTAAATCGCTCaacgaaagtaaaaaagaacgaaaacgGGAAAGGAAAATGTCGACTTTGACTGAAGCGTTAGCGTTTTTGGGTATACGTGATGTCATGGATATTTTTGTCGATCCAGTGGAATGTTCTGAAAGGGATGCGGATTCTGTTGCTCCAGAGAAAGAGATGAAAGTATCCCTAGACAAGCACTCCCAGTCAACTCGCCAAAAACCTATCGCCGACAAACACACTGCAATCGCTTCAAAGAGCGTCACTCATCCAACATCTCAAGAGTACACAGTCtcgcaaattttgaaaattgtaaaccTAAGTCAAAAGTCtacaaatggagaaaaatcagaaattaatCATTCGTCCACACCCAACAAATCAGCCGGCAAGGAGATTTTCATCGGAACAATTGAAGATATTTTCGGCTCCTATGATTCCGTTGAATGCGACAAGCCAGAATCCAATGGAAAACAATGTACCCGCGTAGAAGAAGTAGAAGAGGAGGATGTGATCGCGTCTTCACAACCTGTGATATCCGAGATTAAGTTGCCTAGCAAATATTTAAGTAATTACGAAAATAAGATACCATCAAACCATCTCGAGCTGGATAACGGTGATGACATGTTTGCATCATTTGCAAAGACAAATTCACCAATTCCAACACCACCAGTTCCAACATCACCATCAGTTCAGAATCTCAGCAGTCCCAAAAATTTACAGTCGATACGGTTCCAAGTGCCATCAATACGTCCCACCACCAACACCAGTTTCAAGTCACCATCACCAAACAATAGTACAGTGAAAACGGCTGATCGATCGCCGTCAGTCTTCAGCcgtaaaatcaatttgacGAGGCTGAAAGCGCTTTCACTGAAGTCCAATTCTGAGAGGATGCCATCGAACAGTCTTCAAAGCAAGTCACCGTTGTTTCTTAGCTGTCGCAGCCTAGATGTTAAATGCAACCAACGAAGTAACGAACAAGAACCAGAGCATAGTGATGATGGCAGCGAATTGG acgaaccatttaaaattcatcgaaaccGCAACAAGCGGAATCGTATAGTCGACGAAACGGTCCTTGACGATTCATCATCACCGAAACGCATCACTACCAAGCCTGTGTTCAGAAAGCCATTCAAAAAGTGCCATTTCATCGACGATGAATGTGATGTTTCCGATGGTTCCAGCGACGATGAGCACGATGCTTCCGACGCAGAGCTGAATTCGATCATTTGCAATGAAGAAGTACATGACGACACGTCGGTCGACATGAGAGCGATTTACATGCAGTCTGTTAA AAGTCCGGTTCGAAAGAATGGCTTCAGAATGGCGAATCCGAAGGCGTATCTGCACAACACCAACATTTTCTCGCAGACTGTCGTTGAAGAAAATGAGTCCGACTATGAT aCGTCGTTTGTGGTGGACGAGTGCAGCGAAAATGAGGAAAATGAGCAAGAAATGTCAGTCCTGGAACGAGCCGAATGGTTGCTAAAAAAGGAACGAAGGGAAAAGCGGAAAAAATGCAATAACAATTCCAGTTCTGTTCCGAAGCGCCGTAAAATTATTGCATTCAATGATAGTTCCGATGATAACACTTGA
- the LOC119068276 gene encoding Fanconi anemia group M protein isoform X3 produces MATAMNVDDDSEDLWEISAGVFDNYNEDNVLKHFDEKDQLRTDRHHGFDNNSGDTWIYPTNYPIRKYQHDIVYNALFKNTLVCLPTGLGKTFIAAVVMYNFYRWYPQGKLIFMAPTKPLVAQQIDACYQIMGISKEDTAEITGQQKKENRLKLWKLKRVFYATPQSVVSDIDDPNFPIQSIKLVVIDEAHKAKGKYAYCEVIRIIKEKNEMFRVLALSATPGQKTNDVAEVVHNLWISNIEVRTEKCPDVVPYVHSKRIETIVVRLTDKIRTYREELLNIIDPYVQNLLGFDVIAGSTRTLHKGWLVVQKQKYNNSSLVQTHPHHSAVLTDFACCISLYHALELLEGHGLWTFLNFFDSSDEKFVVAKDYRLKQLLSAVREDLGSYPFANGGTDVTLPADFDFGHPKYNELLNCLSKYFTGATNSQAIVFCEYRDSAFLIHQMLLQRATGIRPAIFIGQGSTSGQRGITQRQQIATMADFRQGVFNVLIATCVAEEGIDCGEVDLIVCFDVTKNPIRLVQRMGRTGRKRNGMVCLLVSEGKEHGNLKDSMTAKDYTNKKLATHSDVVDSLCPSPRLVPTEFNPKCVETFILAGTGTEVHPKTEEDRDDERRQITSNKRSTLQAPTTSTDLRNFFRPITNQPTVHRNLNSVVTTELTEPACAGSESSDDLSDHLKVPTFWEVMENEKTSSALKAYAIKCNISAWKEKLATKTLAPVHESIILNTIGDASCVSKLLNGYQRQERPVLAIPEFDQPNEPYGPSFAAKLADRFNRHGKIQKMEEKSDVSSTSSTISQTNDTLPMDVSVGTSEAFIPFYDKIESKYEDVQVASGTKMFPCNTPVAVKRIPLKSSTPLTSKRTSNKSFGSIKDSPLARAFEKCKSLNESKKERKRERKMSTLTEALAFLGIRDVMDIFVDPVECSERDADSVAPEKEMKVSLDKHSQSTRQKPIADKHTAIASKSVTHPTSQEYTVSQILKIVNLSQKSTNGEKSEINHSSTPNKSAGKEIFIGTIEDIFGSYDSVECDKPESNGKQCTRVEEVEEEDVIASSQPVISEIKLPSKYLSNYENKIPSNHLELDNGDDMFASFAKTNSPIPTPPVPTSPSVQNLSSPKNLQSIRFQVPSIRPTTNTSFKSPSPNNSTVKTADRSPSVFSRKINLTRLKALSLKSNSERMPSNSLQSKSPLFLSCRSLDVKCNQRSNEQEPEHSDDGSELDEPFKIHRNRNKRNRIVDETVLDDSSSPKRITTKPVFRKPFKKCHFIDDECDVSDGSSDDEHDASDAELNSIICNEEVHDDTSVDMRAIYMQSVKSPVRKNGFRMANPKAYLHNTNIFSQTVVEENESDYDTSFVVDECSENEENEQEMSVLERAEWLLKKERREKRKKCNNNSSSVPKRRKIIAFNDSSDDNT; encoded by the exons ATGGCTACTGCAATGAACGTCGACGATGATTCGGAAGATCTGTGGGAAATATCGGCTGGTGTGTTCGACAATTACAATGAAGACAATGTATTAAAgcattttgatgaaaaagatCAACTGAGAACGGACAGACATCACGGTTTCGATAATAATTCGGGCGATACATGGATTTATCCGACCAATTATCCCATACGAAAGTACCAACACGATATCGTGTACAATGCTCTGTTCAAGAATACTCTG GTTTGTTTACCCACCGGGCTGGGAAAGACATTTATCGCCGCTGTTGTAATGTACAACTTCTATCGATGGTATCCGCAAGGCAAATTAATATTCATGGCACCCACAAAGCCACTAGTGGCCCAACAAATCGACGCATGCTACCAGATAATGGGCATATCGAAGGAAGATACAGCCGAGATAACTGGACAGCAGAAGAAGGAAAACCGTTTGAAACTATGGAAACTGAAACGGGTTTTCTACGCAACGCCCCAATCCGTGGTGTCTGATATCGATGATCCGAATTTCCCCATACAGAGCATCAAACTGGTGGTCATCGATGAAGCGCACAAAGCCAAAGGAAAGTACGCCTACTGTGAAGTGATTCGCATCATAAAGGAAAAGAATGAAATGTTCCGTGTCTTGGCATTGTCGGCGACACCAGGACAAAAAACCAACGATGTGGCCGAGGTCGTGCACAATTTATGGATATCGAACATTGAAGTTCGAACGGAAAAGTGTCCGGATGTGGTGCCGTATGTTCATAGTAAACGAATTGAAACGATTGTCGTCCGTCTTACCGACAAAATTCGAACGTATCGCGAAGAACTTTTAAACATCATCGATCCGTACGTTCAAAATTTGCTGGGATTCGATGTAATCGCTGGATCAACGAGAACTTTGCACAAAGGCTGGCTAGTGGTtcagaaacaaaaatataacaaTAGCTCTCTAGTGCAAACACACCCTCACCATTCAGCCGTCCTAACCGATTTTGCCTGTTGCATCAGCTTGTATCATGCATTAGAGCTATTGGAGGGACACGGCTTATGGACGTTCCTTAACTTTTTCGATTCTTCGGacgaaaaatttgttgtcGCTAAGGACTATCGGCTCAAGCAACTTTTGTCAGCTGTTCGGGAAGATCTTGGATCATATCCGTTTGCCAATGGTGGCACTGATGTTACACTGCCAGCCGATTTTGATTTCGGCCATCCCAAGTACAATGAACTCCTGAATTgtttgtcgaaatattttacgGGCGCTACCAATAGCCAGGCGATCGTTTTCTGCGAGTACAGAGATTCGGCATTTCTCATACATCAAATGTTGTTGCAAAGAGCAACGGGAATTAGACCAGCCATTTTCATCG GTCAGGGCAGTACTTCCGGTCAAAGGGGAATAACTCAAAGGCAACAAATTGCAACGATGGCCGATTTTCGACAGGGCGTGTTCAACGTTCTTATTGCAACTTGCGTCGCAGAAGAAGGGATCGATTGTGGCGAAGTGGATCTCATCGTTTGTTTCGATGTCACCAAGAATCCAATTCGTTTGGTGCAACGAATGGGCAGAACGGGTCGGAAGCGAAACGGAATG GTGTGCTTGTTGGTTTCCGAAGGCAAAGAGCACGGTAATCTGAAAGATTCCATGACAGCCAAAGattacacaaacaaaaaactagCAACGCATTCCGATGTTGTTGATAGTTTATGTCCGTCGCCCCGTCTAGTGCCAACCGAATTCAATCCGAAATGTGTCGAAACTTTCATTCTGGCTGGCACTGGCACGGAAGTTCATCCGAAGACCGAAGAAGATCGTGATGACGAGAGACGT CAGATCACATCTAACAAACGTTCTACGCTGCAAGCCCCAACCACATCAACAGATTTGCGAAATTTTTTCCGACCCATCACGAACCAGCCAACAGTTCATCGAAATCTCAATAGCGTTGTAACGACAGAATTAACCGAGCCAGCCTGTGCCGGCAGTGAGTCAAGCGACGACCTAAGTGATCATCTGAAAGTGCCGACATTCTGGGAAGTCATGGAAAATGAGAAAACGTCAAGCGCCCTTAAAGCATATGCCATCAAGTGTAACATTTCCGCttggaaagaaaaattggcAACGAAAACACTGGCACCCGTTCACGAATCAATCATTCTAAATACGATAGGGGATGCGTCGTGTGTCTCTAAATTGCTGAACGGGTATCAGCGTCAAGAACGACCTGTTCTGGCCATTCCCGAATTTGATCAGCCGAACGAACCCTACGGTCCGTCATTCGCAGCGAAACTAGCCGACCGTTTTAATCGTCatggaaaaatacaaaaaatggaaGAGAAATCAGACGTTAGCTCGACTAGTAGTACAATTTCTCAAACCAACGATACTTTACCCATGGATGTGAGCGTCGGAACATCAGAGGCTTTCATTccattttatgataaaatcgAGTCAAAGTATGAGGATGTACAGGTGGCCAGCggtacaaaaatgtttccttGCAACACACCGGTAGCAGTGAAGAGGATTCCACTGAAATCGAGCACACCGTTAACGTCTAAGAGGACAAGCAACAAAAGTTTCGGAAGCATAAAAGACTCTCCGCTGGCACGAGCGTTTGAGAAATGTAAATCGCTCaacgaaagtaaaaaagaacgaaaacgGGAAAGGAAAATGTCGACTTTGACTGAAGCGTTAGCGTTTTTGGGTATACGTGATGTCATGGATATTTTTGTCGATCCAGTGGAATGTTCTGAAAGGGATGCGGATTCTGTTGCTCCAGAGAAAGAGATGAAAGTATCCCTAGACAAGCACTCCCAGTCAACTCGCCAAAAACCTATCGCCGACAAACACACTGCAATCGCTTCAAAGAGCGTCACTCATCCAACATCTCAAGAGTACACAGTCtcgcaaattttgaaaattgtaaaccTAAGTCAAAAGTCtacaaatggagaaaaatcagaaattaatCATTCGTCCACACCCAACAAATCAGCCGGCAAGGAGATTTTCATCGGAACAATTGAAGATATTTTCGGCTCCTATGATTCCGTTGAATGCGACAAGCCAGAATCCAATGGAAAACAATGTACCCGCGTAGAAGAAGTAGAAGAGGAGGATGTGATCGCGTCTTCACAACCTGTGATATCCGAGATTAAGTTGCCTAGCAAATATTTAAGTAATTACGAAAATAAGATACCATCAAACCATCTCGAGCTGGATAACGGTGATGACATGTTTGCATCATTTGCAAAGACAAATTCACCAATTCCAACACCACCAGTTCCAACATCACCATCAGTTCAGAATCTCAGCAGTCCCAAAAATTTACAGTCGATACGGTTCCAAGTGCCATCAATACGTCCCACCACCAACACCAGTTTCAAGTCACCATCACCAAACAATAGTACAGTGAAAACGGCTGATCGATCGCCGTCAGTCTTCAGCcgtaaaatcaatttgacGAGGCTGAAAGCGCTTTCACTGAAGTCCAATTCTGAGAGGATGCCATCGAACAGTCTTCAAAGCAAGTCACCGTTGTTTCTTAGCTGTCGCAGCCTAGATGTTAAATGCAACCAACGAAGTAACGAACAAGAACCAGAGCATAGTGATGATGGCAGCGAATTGG acgaaccatttaaaattcatcgaaaccGCAACAAGCGGAATCGTATAGTCGACGAAACGGTCCTTGACGATTCATCATCACCGAAACGCATCACTACCAAGCCTGTGTTCAGAAAGCCATTCAAAAAGTGCCATTTCATCGACGATGAATGTGATGTTTCCGATGGTTCCAGCGACGATGAGCACGATGCTTCCGACGCAGAGCTGAATTCGATCATTTGCAATGAAGAAGTACATGACGACACGTCGGTCGACATGAGAGCGATTTACATGCAGTCTGTTAA AAGTCCGGTTCGAAAGAATGGCTTCAGAATGGCGAATCCGAAGGCGTATCTGCACAACACCAACATTTTCTCGCAGACTGTCGTTGAAGAAAATGAGTCCGACTATGAT aCGTCGTTTGTGGTGGACGAGTGCAGCGAAAATGAGGAAAATGAGCAAGAAATGTCAGTCCTGGAACGAGCCGAATGGTTGCTAAAAAAGGAACGAAGGGAAAAGCGGAAAAAATGCAATAACAATTCCAGTTCTGTTCCGAAGCGCCGTAAAATTATTGCATTCAATGATAGTTCCGATGATAACACTTGA